The Carcharodon carcharias isolate sCarCar2 chromosome 23, sCarCar2.pri, whole genome shotgun sequence genome has a window encoding:
- the LOC121269075 gene encoding transmembrane ascorbate-dependent reductase CYB561, with protein sequence MESNPLEEHSLGLLPWFIAATQILGLAAVVMTGVWMGYYEGGFAWDGTSLEFNVHPLCMVIGMVFLYGDSILVYRVFRNESKTTVKILHAAIHLVALVATIVGLVAVFGFHSAQNIPDMYSLHSWCGLISIILFCIQWVVGLIFFLFPGVSYSLRACYRPLHVYFGLGLFILAIGTSLLGITEKLLFSIGSTYSKFAAEGVLANVLGLVLIGFGLTVGYVVTRSEWKWITSPEEEALSMHFKTLTERDSPDSPQGS encoded by the exons ATGGAAAGCAACCCCTTGGAAGAACACAGCCTGGGCCTACTGCCCTGGTTTATTGCAGCAACCCAGATCCTTGGCCTGGCTGCTGTGGTCATGACTGGGGTGTGGATGGGTTACTATGAAGGGGGCTTTGCGTGGGATGGAACTTCCCTGGAGTTCAATGTCCACCCTCTCTGTATGGTGATTGGAATGGTCTTCCTCTATGGAGACT CAATCCTGGTGTACAGAGTGTTCAGAAATGAGAGTAAAACCACCGTGAAGATTCTGCatgcagccatccatctagttgCACTGGTGGCAACTATTGTTG GTCTAGTAGCTGTGTTTGGTTTTCATTCAGCACAGAATATACCAGATATGTACAGCCTGCACAGCTGGTGTGGCCTCATAAGCATCATTCTCTTCTGTATCCAG TGGGTTGTGGGACTAATATTCTTCCTGTTTCCTGGCGTGTCCTACTCTCTCCGAGCCTGCTACCGGCCGCTCCACGTGTACTTTGGACTTGGACTATTTATTCTGGCTATTGGGACCTCCCTGCTCGGGATCACTGAGAAGCTTCTCTTCTCCATTGG AAGCACCTACTCAAAATTCGCAGCTGAGGGAGTCTTGGCGAATGTGCTGGGCCTGGTGCTGATCGGCTTTGGATTGACAGTCGGTTATGTTGTGACACGCAGCGAGTGGAAGTGGATAACAAGCCCTGAGGAGGAAGCCCTCTCCATGCATTTCAAAACCTTGACAGAGAGGGATAGCCCTGATTCACCACAGGGATCATAA